The segment gctattataaacagtgctgcgatgaacattggggtacatgtgtctctttcccttctggtttcctcagtgtgtatgcccagcagtgggattgctggatcataaggcagttctctttccagttttttaaggaatctccacactgttctccagagtggctgtacttgtttgcattcccaccaacagtgtaagagggttcccttttctccacaccctctccagcatttattgcttgtagacttttgaatcgcagccattctgactggtgcattttaaattaatgttgAGAAGAACCATTAGGATCAGGGTCTACTTTTCTTGCTCctgataaaaatgaatgtttttctttgtagGTACTTCAtgaaccaagaaaataaatctaggGTGGCTGAGTTTGTGTTGCTGGGGCTCTCCAGTTCTTGGGAGCTCCAGTATTTCTTCttcatgttgtttaatttcttgTATATCATCATTGTGCTGGGCAACCTCCTCATTGTACTCACAGTGATCTCTGAACCTGCCCTGCATACACCTATGTACATAATGCTCAGTAATCTTTCCATTCTTGATGTCTTTCTGGCCACTTATGCAACCCCCAAGATGATTCATGATTTCCTTCATGAACCCAAGACCATCTCCTTCGAGGGCTGCATGGCCCAGATATTCTTACTCCATGTCTTTGCTGGTGGTGAGATGGTGCTCCTTGTAGCTATGGCATATGACAGATATGTAGCCATATGCAAACCTCTCCATTATGCAACCATCATGAACTTGTGCAAATGTACAGGTCTGGTAGTAGGCTCTTGGGTGATTGGGGTCATGCACTCGTTGAGCCAATTAGCTTTCACTGTAAACCTCCCCTTCTGTGGTCCAAATGTTGTGAACAGTTATTACTGTGACCTTACTTTGGTCATCAAACTTGCCTGTACGGATACGTATGTCCCTGAAGTGTTGATGCTTTTGGATAGTGGTCTCATGGGAGTGGCTTCATTCTTGCTGTTGCTGGTCTCCTACACAGTCATCCTGGTCACTGTGCAATGTCGTTCCTCAACGGACATGACCAAGGCCCGCAGCACTCTGACTgcccacatcattgtggttaccCTCTTTTTTGGGCCCTGTATCTTCATCTATGCCTGGCCTTTCAGCAACTTCCCAGTGGATAAAGTCCTTTCTGTGTTCTCTACAGTTTTCACACCTATATTGAACCCCATAATCTACACATTGAGAAACAAAGAGGTGAAACTGGCAATGCATAAACTGAAGACCCGCTATGTATGTTCTAGGCTCCCTTCTCAACTCTCTCTCCTAAGACTAGATGTGTTGAGTTGAGTAGACAGAAATACACTTGAGGAAACATGGATTGTCTCTTTTCCTGGTGAcagtaaagtaaagtaaaataaatactttatttgcTCAAAGTGATAAAGATAATGTATGTTCTTTGTTAAATATCTATTGTAAAGAAGCTTCCATACAATTATGCGTTCTCTAACCACAATTATTTTTGatatagttttatagtttatagTTAATTTGCTTATATTTGCTACCTAATGTCAGTGAAAAGATATTTCACAAACTATTGTATAATTTAAATTGTATGAATATGTTACCTGCACAAACACAgacatgtagatcaatggaacagaacagagagcctagaaataaaaacatctgATTATAGTcaattattgtttagtcgctaagtcatgtgcaactctgtgaccccatgggctgcagcatgccagacttccctgtccttcactttctcttggagtttgctcaaattcatgtccattgagtcagtgatgttatctcatctctcatcctctgctgccctcttcttttgccttcagtctttcccagtatcagtctttttcaatgagctggctcttcttattagctggccaaagtattggagcttcagtttcagcatcagtccttccaatgaatattcagggttgatttcctttaggattgactggttcaatctccttgcattccaagggactctcaagagtcttcttcagtacgACAATTCGAAAGTAGCCACTCTTCTGTGCTCAGCAATTCTGTGCTCACAACCACACATGAGTATTGGTAAAAACATATCTTtgcctatacagacctttgttggcaaagtgatttctttgctttttaatatgctgtctaggtttgtcagagctttccttccaaggagcaaggatcttttaatttcatagctgcattcactgtctgcagtgatttatgGTCAATTAGTCtacaacaaaggaagcaagaatataccatagagaaaagacagtctcatcTATTCAAGGCACAGCCATTTACTTTTCTGTACTTTGTTAGCAGATGAAGAATTATtcaaataaatgctattttaactTCGGGaacatttttgtctgtttctttcttctcattttatagtAATTAATCTGTTATCCTGCTATTAATATTTCCCTCTTCCAGTATTAATTAGTAATTCTAATGATAGTGTATTATCCTTTTAAGTAGTCTTTTCCCAGTTATTTGTAAGGGATATTTGATcaatacatacattttatgtaTCAGAATATGTGGTAGAAAACACGATTATAACAACTAGTAGAATATTCACCATGTGAAAAGTATTGCTCTAAACACAAttcattatgttaaaaaaaaataaaggcattctCTTCAAtgagtggtgctggaaaaactggacagctacatgtaaaagaataaaattagaacattcctacaccacatgcaaaaataaactcagaatatattaaagacctaaatataagactagatccataaaactcctagaagaaaacataagcagaacacactttgacataaatcatagcaatattttttggatctatctcctaaagcaaaggaaaaaataagcaaatgggacctaattaaacttaaaagctttctcaCACCAAAGGAactcatcaacaaaacaaaaacacaacctactgaatgggataaaatatttgcaaatatgactgataaggggttaacaGCCAAAATATGTAAGAAGCGTCATACAATTCAGCATCAAATAAAGCAATgtcctgatttaaaaatggacagaagaactgaatagacatttctccaaagaggaaatgcagaaggCTAATAGGTATGTAAATAACAAGTGGGGAggatctggagaaaagggaacccttgtgcactgttgatgtgAATGTACATTGGTATAGTCACTGTGGGAaaaagtatggaggtttctcaagaaactaaagaatagaactaccatatgacccaacgaTTTCACTTCTgaatatatattcaaagaaaacctCCTTCCCCAAACACTACTTCAAAATGATACATGAACCCCAGTGTTTGTGGCCTCATTATTTActattgccaagatatggaagcaacctaagggtccatcaacaggtgaacagataaagaaCATGCAGTATATCTATATACATTGGAATACAGCTCagccatttgcaccaacatggatgaaGTTTGGgggtgttatgctaagtgaaataagtcagacagagaaagaagcactgtatgatatcacctatatgcAGACCCATAAAAGATTTATACAACACAGATATGAACTTTAGACACTTGGCAATAA is part of the Bos indicus x Bos taurus breed Angus x Brahman F1 hybrid chromosome 10, Bos_hybrid_MaternalHap_v2.0, whole genome shotgun sequence genome and harbors:
- the LOC113899594 gene encoding olfactory receptor 4K15-like; the protein is MNQENKSRVAEFVLLGLSSSWELQYFFFMLFNFLYIIIVLGNLLIVLTVISEPALHTPMYIMLSNLSILDVFLATYATPKMIHDFLHEPKTISFEGCMAQIFLLHVFAGGEMVLLVAMAYDRYVAICKPLHYATIMNLCKCTGLVVGSWVIGVMHSLSQLAFTVNLPFCGPNVVNSYYCDLTLVIKLACTDTYVPEVLMLLDSGLMGVASFLLLLVSYTVILVTVQCRSSTDMTKARSTLTAHIIVVTLFFGPCIFIYAWPFSNFPVDKVLSVFSTVFTPILNPIIYTLRNKEVKLAMHKLKTRYVCSRLPSQLSLLRLDVLS